CGCTGCGCTCCTTCTACCGCTTCCTCAAACGCGAGAACAAGCGGGATGACGACCCTGCGGCCGACATCGAGTCGCCCAAGCGCGATAAGCTGCTGCCCAAGGTGCTCAAGGAGCGCGAGGTCGGGCAGCTGCTGCGGACCGTCTCCGGTTGGCAGACCGATTGGCTCAAGGTGCGCGACCGCGCGATCATGGAGCTGTTGTACGCGAGCGGCATGCGGCGCGCCGAAATCGCGTCGATCGACCTGGCCGACGTGGACCTGCGCACGCGCACCATCCGCGTCATGGGCAAGGGCCGCAAGCAGCGGCTGGTCATCATCAACCGCACGACCGCCGCGGCGATCCGCGACTATCTCAACGTGCGGCCGCGCTCAGCCGACGACGCCGTCTTTCTCGGCCACACCGGCCATCGCTTGAGCACGCGTCACATCTGGGAGATCTTCCGCCGCATCCGTGCCCTCAGCGGCATCGACGCGAAGGCCAGCCCGCACACGATGCGCCACTCGTTCGCCACGCATCTGCTCGAGCACGGCGTCGATCTGATCACCATCCAAGAGCTGCTCGGCCACGCGAGCGTCGCGACCACGCAGATCTATACCAACGTGTCGTTCGAGCACAAGCGGCGCGCGTACGACGAAGGCCACCCGCGCGATCGCCAAAAGGATAAGTAGGTCAGGCTCCGGCGGCGCTGGCGCGCTGGACCCGCGCTGCGAGCGTGGCTTTGATCGCATCGGCATGCGGCGTGATGCGGCTGCCGAACGCGCGCGTGAACTTGCTCGCGTCCATCATGAACGGTTGCGCGAACTGATAATAGACTTCGAGCGCCTCGCGGACTTGCGGGTCGAAGATGCCGGCGAGCATCATCATCGGGCGCGTGATCACACCCATTCGTACCGGTTTGCCCGCAGCTTCGCAGACCATCGTGATGAATTGACGGCCAGTGACCGGCTCGGCGGCCGGCATGTGCCAGACGTCTCCCAGCGCAGCCGGCCGTTCTCCCAAGGTGACGAGTCCCCAGCCGACGTCAGGGAGATAGCTCATCGTGTGCGGCGCATCGAGATCGCCGATCCACGAAGCGCGTTTTCCGCGCAGCACCGGATCGACGGCGAGCAAGAGCGCTGAGCTCAACCCGATAGGACCGTAGAAGTCTGACGCGCGGCCTATCGCGAGCTTCACCGTGCCGGCGTGGTGCGCGGCCAGATAGCGGCGTTCCAACTCGTCGCGCAGACGCCCCTTGGGGCCGGCCGGCCGGTGCGGGGTGGTCTCAAGTATCGGACCGGTCACCGCTCCGTACATGTAGAGGTTGTCCATGATCACGAGCGTCGCGCCGGCTTTGGCGGCCGCGTTCATCGCCGAATCCGCGATGGGAACGATCTTCGTCTCCCATTCCGCGTAGGGGACGTTCACGCAGTGATACACGACTGAAGCGCCATCGCATGCGCGTTCCAGGTCCGCGGTGTTGAGCGCATCGACTGAGCGCCATTCGACTTCGGGAGCCGCGCGCGACGGCGCGAGGCGCGTGATGGCGCGGATCCGCTTGCCGCGCGCGAGCAGCTCGCCTAGCACCGCATTGCCGGCGCCCCCAGTGGCGCCGAGAACGACATGCAGCTCATCCATCGACCGCTCCCTTCGGGTATACGCGTCCCGAATCCGCGCTGGAACCTTTCCTGGGGCGGGCAACGTTGTTAAATCAAACGGGCGCGTTCCTCATGGACGCGCTGCCATAGGAGGCGTTCGATGCATCGTTTCGCGCAGATCTATGCTTTCGTGATGCTGTTCGGGGCCGCGGCCGTTTCGAGTGCCGCAAGCCAGGTGCCAGGCGTGACCGTGGTCGTCACCCCTTCTTCTTCTACCGGGGCCTGCCCGAGGAACATCGATCTGCGCGCCTCGCTCAAATGGGTCCCCGCGCCTCCGGCAAGCGGAGCTGACGTCCGTTACCAGTTCATGGTGGACGGCAGCGCGGTCGCTCCGGCAGCGACCGTCACCGTGCCCGCTGCGGGCATCGACGTGCATCAAGCATACGCTGTGACGAGCGCCAAGCAGGGCGCCCATACCGTCACCTTCGGCGTCTTCACGACGCCCGCGGGGCCGCCCGTCATCGACGGCGAGACCCGCTTCACGGCCACCTGTACAATCGCCGGCGTGACCGGCGCGAATGCCGTGGCGCCGGGCGCCAACACGCAGGCGGTCAATCCAGGCAACAACGCCTACAATCCTCGCGTGACGAACGGCGCCGTAGCCCTCAATCCGCTCGCCGTGCCGGCACCCTACGATCTGCGCCGCACGACCGACAAGGACGAGTGCTTCGCGCACGGCGGCGGCGGCCATTGCACGGATCCTCAACCATTCCGCGAAGCCGTCCTGATCTGGGAATGGAAGGGCAACACGAATTACCCGACGGTGGACGGCTACCGCTTCTATCAGAAGGGCCATAGCGCGCCCGACGTCGACATCCCGGTGCGTCTGAACCAGCAGATCACGTGGGATGCCTGGGGCAAACCCGTCAACTCGTGCTTCTACGTGACCGCGTACGTGGGCACGCGTGAATCGTCTCCCAGCAACGCGTGGTGCATCTCGCCGACGGTCTCCCAGCCGATCCAGATGCAGCATTGATCCGCACGTGTGATGTCGGTCGTCGCGCGGGACAGGGAGCGCCGCGAAGCGCCGCGAACTGCCGGGCATGACAGCTTGGGAGCGGCCCGATTTCGATCACGTAGCGTTAGGGGCTGAGGTCACGGCGTACCTCGGCACCGAGCCAGCGGACGACTCGTCGGTCCACTAGACTTCTGTAGCGAAAGGCGTGAGCCGCGGCGGCATGCGTGCTGCCGCGTGCCCGCATCCTAGATGCACATTCGCGTGCTCGGATCGGCCGCCGGAGGCGGCGTGCCGCAATGGAACTGCGCCTGCAGCAATTGCCGGGCAGCCCGAGCCAAGCCAGCATTGCGCCGCCTGCAGGCATCGATCGCAGTTTCAGCCGATGGCGAGCGCTGGCTGATCGCAAACGCCACACCGGATATCCGCCATCAGATCCAAGCGTTCGACAAGCTGGCGCCGCAGACGCCGCGCCGTTCGCCCATCGCCGCCGTCGTCCTCACCGATGCCAACATCGACCACGCGTACGGCTTGCTCGAGCTGCGCCAAGCCGACCGCCTGTGCATCTATTCCACCGAGACCGTGCGCGACGTTCTGCTCGGAGGCGGTAACGCGTTTCGTCCGTTCGCCAAACCGCCGCACGCGTGGCACATCATCGGCGATGCGCCGGTGCACGTCAACGACGCATCCGGCCTGCCCGTCGGGCTGCGCATCCGCGCGATCGAAGTCGGCGGCATCACGCCGCAGTACGACGGCGGCCGCGAAGCAAGCGGCGCCGCCGCGGGCATTTTGATCAACGACGGCGCGTACCGCCTGCTCTACGCGCCCTGCGCGGGGACGATGACCGACCCGCTGCGGCGCGAGCTCGCGTTGGCAGACGCGGTCTTCTTGGACGGCACGTTTTGGACGGAGCACGAGCTGACGCTGCAGGCGCTGGGCACGCGCACGGCGCGCCAGATGGGCCACTTGCCGATCTCGGGCGACGACGGCACGCTGCCGCTGGTCACCGGGCTCGGCGGTAAGCATCGCTATTACACCCACCTCAACAACACCAACCCGGCGCTCGACCCGGCGTCTGATGCGGCGAAGGCCATACGCGATGCTGGGTGGGCGCTCGCCGAGGACGGCTTCGCGTTTTCGCTCACCAAGGATGCCGGAAGTGCGGCAGGCGTCAAGCGCTGATCTGCTCGACCAGCTGCGCGCGGTGGGCGCGCAGCGCTACCACGATAAGCATCCGTTCCACGTCGCGATGCACGACGGGCGGCTGACCCCCGAACAGTTGCGCGGCTGGGTGGCTAACCGCTACTACTATCAGAAGAACATCCCGGTCAAAGACGCGGCGATCCTATCGAACCTGCCTGACCGCGACAAACGCCGCGTGTGGATCAGGCGCATCCTCAATCACGATGGCACGCTTGAAGCGGGCGGCGGTGGACTCGAGCAGTGGTTCGCTCTGGCGCGCGCTGTCGGACTTTCGAACGAGGAAGTCGTGGCCGAGACGCGGGTAGCGCCCGGCACGCGCTTCGCCGTGGACGCCTACGTCACGTTCGCGCGTACGCAGCCATGGCTGCCGGCGGTCGCCTCGTCGCTGACGGAGCTATTCGCACCCGACCTCATGTCCAAGCGCGTCGAAGCGCTGGTCGCGAACTATCCGTGGATCGATCCGCAGGGCCTTGACTATTTCCGACGGCGTGTGACCCTGGCAGCCCAAGACGCGGACGCCGCGCTGCCGTGGGTGCTTGAGGGCGCCGCAGACCCGGCGGTGCGCGACGCCTGCGTGGCGGCGCTGCGCTTCAAGTGCGACGTCTTGTGGGCGATCCTCGACGCGACACAGGCCGCGTACGGCATCGGGCAAGACTCGTGAATCTCGACGAACGCGTGCC
Above is a genomic segment from Candidatus Eremiobacteraceae bacterium containing:
- a CDS encoding tyrosine-type recombinase/integrase, encoding LRSFYRFLKRENKRDDDPAADIESPKRDKLLPKVLKEREVGQLLRTVSGWQTDWLKVRDRAIMELLYASGMRRAEIASIDLADVDLRTRTIRVMGKGRKQRLVIINRTTAAAIRDYLNVRPRSADDAVFLGHTGHRLSTRHIWEIFRRIRALSGIDAKASPHTMRHSFATHLLEHGVDLITIQELLGHASVATTQIYTNVSFEHKRRAYDEGHPRDRQKDK
- a CDS encoding MBL fold metallo-hydrolase, with product MLGSAAGGGVPQWNCACSNCRAARAKPALRRLQASIAVSADGERWLIANATPDIRHQIQAFDKLAPQTPRRSPIAAVVLTDANIDHAYGLLELRQADRLCIYSTETVRDVLLGGGNAFRPFAKPPHAWHIIGDAPVHVNDASGLPVGLRIRAIEVGGITPQYDGGREASGAAAGILINDGAYRLLYAPCAGTMTDPLRRELALADAVFLDGTFWTEHELTLQALGTRTARQMGHLPISGDDGTLPLVTGLGGKHRYYTHLNNTNPALDPASDAAKAIRDAGWALAEDGFAFSLTKDAGSAAGVKR
- the pqqC gene encoding pyrroloquinoline-quinone synthase PqqC; this encodes MRQASSADLLDQLRAVGAQRYHDKHPFHVAMHDGRLTPEQLRGWVANRYYYQKNIPVKDAAILSNLPDRDKRRVWIRRILNHDGTLEAGGGGLEQWFALARAVGLSNEEVVAETRVAPGTRFAVDAYVTFARTQPWLPAVASSLTELFAPDLMSKRVEALVANYPWIDPQGLDYFRRRVTLAAQDADAALPWVLEGAADPAVRDACVAALRFKCDVLWAILDATQAAYGIGQDS
- a CDS encoding NAD-dependent epimerase/dehydratase family protein, whose protein sequence is MDELHVVLGATGGAGNAVLGELLARGKRIRAITRLAPSRAAPEVEWRSVDALNTADLERACDGASVVYHCVNVPYAEWETKIVPIADSAMNAAAKAGATLVIMDNLYMYGAVTGPILETTPHRPAGPKGRLRDELERRYLAAHHAGTVKLAIGRASDFYGPIGLSSALLLAVDPVLRGKRASWIGDLDAPHTMSYLPDVGWGLVTLGERPAALGDVWHMPAAEPVTGRQFITMVCEAAGKPVRMGVITRPMMMLAGIFDPQVREALEVYYQFAQPFMMDASKFTRAFGSRITPHADAIKATLAARVQRASAAGA